ATCCGGAAGACCCAAGGAATGACCGAATTCATGAGCAGTGATACCCATCGTTGCCATATGACCAAATTGTTTTTCACCCTGCGTCGTATACATCCCTGATACTGTAACACCATCATGATTTGTGTTGGGAGCATACCACTGATGTGCCCAAATATTTGGCACTGCACCACCACTAGCCTCTTCATTACCAGCAAGAACAGTTACAATGTAGAAGCTATCTTTAGAGTCGATGACTTGATCATTATTTGTATCAAAACTAGCAAAGTTCACCACAGGATCCGCTTTATCCAGTGCATCTGTTATAACCGTCCTAATGTCTTTTCCCGATGTATCCGGATGAGCGTAATCTAATCTTACTTTCACAACTCCATCATTGTGCGTACCATATATTTCGGATGCTGGGGTGATCTGTGCTTTTCCATTACTCACTTCATTATAGTAATTCTTTACCGACTTTTGATTTGCAGAAAAGAATTTGTTGCTCCAATCGTTATCGTTATAGGCGATATCAACATCTGTAAATCCAATTAACAAAACAAGCAATTTTTGGGTTCCTGAAACGGGCGTGATACTTCCGTCAATATTTTTTTCTGGCGATCCCGAAATTTCTTGTTGAAGCTCATTCATGAACTCCTGTTTTTTATTTGCTTGAGGGTCGTACTCATTTATCCATTCCATTAAATTTTTCTCATTTACCGCTTCTGAAGGTTTTTCGTCAATTTTATATTTTATCCCCGTCGATTGCAGATCATCTGATGTAAGTTCAGCGTAATTCCAATATCCCTCCTGATCTTGTAAAAGGACATCGCCATCCTTTGTGCTCGCCCAATGGAACCATTCATCTCCATGCATCACGGCTTGAAACGATTCACCAGACGGTTGCTTCATTTTGACAACTCCATCATATGCGGGTGCAGCAAAAACATCCGTTTGAAAGTACAAAATACAAATCAATGAAAAAACAGACGTGAACAGGCCTTTAAAACTTCTTTGCATAAATGTTCCTCCCGATTTAGAAGTTGTTATCCTGTTGGAATGGTATCCCCTATAGATTCAGGAAGATCGCCCCCCCTTTCTATGGCAAGCTGAATATTCTGTTGATAAATGCACCAGATTCATACGTAGAATGAATCGACAGATCATCTATACAGAACTGCCAGAATGCCCTTACCTACATTATTGGAAATTTTTGGTAACATGTTAACTTTTTCTATAAATCGGGGATTTTTTTATCATTAACTAATAAACGCCCCCGTTCGGGACTTTCACCCTAGAGACGACGCCCATGCTAGGTGTACTAAAAAAAGCCGATATTGCTGCGAGAGCAAATCGGCTGTTACGTCATTTATTGGCGGGACACTTTGACGAGCTTCCCTGTCGAAGCATCGATAAAGCTATAGCCATTCTTCCATTTCTGTTGATAGACTAGTTGCGGTTCGGGAGCTCTTTGACCATCATACTGCTCCCACACGTAGACCAGCTCCAGGTCAATTTCTTGTTGGATCGTTTCTTTTGCTTCTGCTGCACTTATAATCTTTTTGGAATCTGGAAGGGTAACGCTAACGCCCGGGTTGAGTGGGTGGAGGTTTAACTCAGTAATCGTACCCGTGGCCTTGTCTATACCCACCATATAAAGCTCGTCAGACACTTCGATCCCGTTGCGTTTTGCGAGGAAAGTGAATGAATACGCTTTATCCTCTTCCTTATGCAGCTTGTTCTTGTCTACCCACTCCGGAATATCTTCTTCAGGAGACTCTACGATAAGCGTTAGCTCCGTTAACGCCGGGTCAAGATAAGGTACGAGTGCTGCGATCGCTTTTTTCTTCGCTTCCTCTACACTGATTTTCTGCTCTGTTTTTCGTTCGTCTGGGAAATTCAGATCGAAGTCGATGAGCCGATCACTCTGTTCATCTGTAATGAGGCTAACCATCTCAAATGCAGGCGTACCTTTATTTGAATCGTTGATCCACCGATAGGATTCGATTGTCTGAAGTCCTTCTAAAAGATTGTCCTTGTGATCATCGTATTCAAAGGTCGCACCAGAAACATCAATACCAAACTGTGTTTTCAGCCATTTCTCTCCTTGTTCGCGGGAGGCTATTTTGATGCTTTTCCCTTCTCCTTTTACATGAACACTCTCCCCTGCCATTTCTGTTTCTTCCCCTGTGACTTTGCCGGTCAGAGCATCGATCCATCCAATGGTATTCAGTTGATAAATAAGCATCGGTTTCTTTTCTGCCGGTTTTCCATTTTGAGCATAGGAAATCGGTTGCTCCCATACGTATACCAGGTCCATCTTAAGCTTGTCCTTATAGATTTTGCTTGCTTCCTCAAGTGTTATCGCTTTTTTCGGATCAGGCCAGTTCACTTTGCTAGGATCGATGAAATGATACGCTTCATAGCGAATAATATGGCCAGCATGATCAACGGATACGGAGATAGAGTTGTTGGACAGAGGGAGGTCATTGATGAGAGAGTGGTATTTCACAGTGGAGCGAGCCCATTCCAGCTTGTTGCCCTTCCCGTCACCTGATCCTGCTTTTCCCCTGTTGAGACTTTGTACGGCTTTTAGCTGTTTTGCTTCCGTACCGAATAAGTCCTCGATAAAAGTGGAAGCCTTCTCTCTGGCAAGCTTTTCTTCCGGATAATCGGCTGAAGCCCATGCTGGATTTTTGATATCCATGAAAAGCAGCCGGCCCGTCTGTGCGTCCAGCTCAAGGCTAACGGATGAGTATGCGTCATACTCTTTTTTTTCATCTGTTTTTGGCCTGTTGGTGAAGTGCAAGCTCCAGATCGGTGACGGATAACCGCGAAAGCTGTCTTCCTCATAATGTTTATCAATTAGTCGATACCCTTTCAACTCGGGAATCGCCTCAAATAGCTTGTCCAGAGAATTCTGAACATCTTGGGAATAATCATTTTTTTGAGACGCTGCCTTTTTCACATCGCTTGCTGCTTGTACCGTTGGTTGATAGGGAGTCCAAGCAGGTGCAGAGGCAAGTAAGCACGCCGCTATAACCGTCATCATGGATGAATTGAGTTTCATTGGGCACCTCCAAATTGTATTCAGATTTGCGGATAAGTTCTGTTTGACCTTACCAAGGGTAAGACGGAAGGACAATTATTCGCGTCACATATTATTCCATTTTTATTATATAATCCCTTATCTCTATTAAAAACACGTCCTCGCGTTAATCGGCGAGGACGTGTAGTCTAAAACTATATTTTCACGGAACAGCCCGTTCTATCTGACCCCCTGAGAAGCTCGCGTACCTTCATTTCCGTTTTCTTCGTTGGAAAAGAGGAAGACTTATCCTGTGGTACTCCTCTCTGACACCGTCAACTGCGAGAAGGTTTGGCAGTTTCTTCAAACCGATGTATTCGTTTGTAGAACGTACTTCTGGGGATTCCCAGAAGTTTCGCCGCTTTCGACACATTCCCGTTTGTCTTTTGCAGCGCCTCGACCATTTGCTGCTGCATGATCTTATCGCGAAACGATAGAGAAGCCCGGTGCTCCTCCGTCCTCTGTTCAGGAAAGCTAAGGCTGGTAGAGACGCTTTTGCTCAGCTCTGCGCTTTGATGGAGCAAGGAATGCAGCTGATGTAAAAGGTCGTCGCATCTGTTCATAGAGAGAATCCGCAATTTATCCAGCACATTCATAAGCTCGCGAATGTTTCCTGGCCAGGTGTAATCCATCAGCGCGGCAAAGAATTCCGGAGGGAACACAGCATCCCAGTCATGCTTTTCACAGTAATGGTGAACGAGGTGCGGAATGTCTTCTGCCCTCTGCCTGAGTGCCGGAACATGCACGGGATAGACGTACAGACGATAAAAAAGGTCTTCTCGGAACTTCCCTTCTTTGACCAGTTGGTGGATATTGCGGTGCGTAGCCGCAATCACGCGAAAATCGACGGGTATCTCTTGGCTGCCGCCCAGCGGAGTTATTTTACGTTCCTGCAAGACACGGAGAAGCGCCACCTGCATGGAGTGCGGGATCTCCCCAATTTCG
The window above is part of the Brevibacillus brevis NBRC 100599 genome. Proteins encoded here:
- a CDS encoding YcdB/YcdC domain-containing protein, translated to MKLNSSMMTVIAACLLASAPAWTPYQPTVQAASDVKKAASQKNDYSQDVQNSLDKLFEAIPELKGYRLIDKHYEEDSFRGYPSPIWSLHFTNRPKTDEKKEYDAYSSVSLELDAQTGRLLFMDIKNPAWASADYPEEKLAREKASTFIEDLFGTEAKQLKAVQSLNRGKAGSGDGKGNKLEWARSTVKYHSLINDLPLSNNSISVSVDHAGHIIRYEAYHFIDPSKVNWPDPKKAITLEEASKIYKDKLKMDLVYVWEQPISYAQNGKPAEKKPMLIYQLNTIGWIDALTGKVTGEETEMAGESVHVKGEGKSIKIASREQGEKWLKTQFGIDVSGATFEYDDHKDNLLEGLQTIESYRWINDSNKGTPAFEMVSLITDEQSDRLIDFDLNFPDERKTEQKISVEEAKKKAIAALVPYLDPALTELTLIVESPEEDIPEWVDKNKLHKEEDKAYSFTFLAKRNGIEVSDELYMVGIDKATGTITELNLHPLNPGVSVTLPDSKKIISAAEAKETIQQEIDLELVYVWEQYDGQRAPEPQLVYQQKWKNGYSFIDASTGKLVKVSRQ
- a CDS encoding M6 family metalloprotease domain-containing protein — its product is MQRSFKGLFTSVFSLICILYFQTDVFAAPAYDGVVKMKQPSGESFQAVMHGDEWFHWASTKDGDVLLQDQEGYWNYAELTSDDLQSTGIKYKIDEKPSEAVNEKNLMEWINEYDPQANKKQEFMNELQQEISGSPEKNIDGSITPVSGTQKLLVLLIGFTDVDIAYNDNDWSNKFFSANQKSVKNYYNEVSNGKAQITPASEIYGTHNDGVVKVRLDYAHPDTSGKDIRTVITDALDKADPVVNFASFDTNNDQVIDSKDSFYIVTVLAGNEEASGGAVPNIWAHQWYAPNTNHDGVTVSGMYTTQGEKQFGHMATMGITAHEFGHSLGLPDLYGANNHVSGLSIMANGTWNNLQGEEPGTTPTHMDAWSKVKVGFVTPTVVNATNNFTLKAIPNNYNVLKVPLKDNTYFLVENREKVGYDASLQTASGGIAVWHIDESMSNNTNDPHPFIDIEQSVSEYQDPFYYTNNNHAATFSPDTNPNSNTYTGEKSGVTITTTSTSNSAMNVAVTAGGASLIPQANWTLKYVDSDELYNEAPKAFDGNNSTFWHTKWSPVAPMPHEIQIDLGATYSISKFSYLPRQDGQVNGTIKNYEFYISSDGVNWGTAVATGTFANDTTLKETSFAAKTGRYIKLRALSEVNNNPWTSVAELNVFGQ